A single Parachlamydiales bacterium DNA region contains:
- the trmD gene encoding tRNA (guanosine(37)-N1)-methyltransferase TrmD — protein MDIDIISLFPDYFTGPFDVSIIGRALRNGLVSVKHTDIRSFARNKHNRVDDRPFGGGPGMVMMAEPVVDAVESVVKPASRVICLSPQGKTLTAEMCKELAKEEHLVLLCGHYEGIDERALQILHVEEISIGDYVLTNGCAAALILVDALLRFVPGVLGHEDAAGQDSFEEGLLDCPHYTQPRTYRGLEVPPVLLSGDHKKIADWRRKCALEKTRQVRPDLYKE, from the coding sequence ATGGATATTGACATCATCTCGCTTTTTCCGGATTATTTTACCGGACCTTTTGATGTCAGCATCATCGGGCGAGCTTTGCGTAATGGACTCGTAAGTGTAAAACATACCGATATTCGCAGCTTTGCCCGAAATAAACACAACCGCGTCGATGACCGCCCTTTTGGCGGTGGACCCGGCATGGTCATGATGGCCGAACCTGTTGTCGATGCAGTGGAAAGCGTTGTAAAACCAGCGTCGCGAGTAATTTGCCTTTCGCCTCAAGGGAAAACCCTTACAGCGGAAATGTGTAAAGAACTCGCCAAAGAAGAACACCTGGTCTTGCTGTGCGGACACTATGAAGGCATCGATGAACGTGCGTTGCAAATATTGCACGTTGAAGAGATAAGCATCGGTGATTACGTATTAACGAATGGATGCGCCGCCGCTTTAATTCTCGTCGACGCCCTGCTAAGGTTTGTTCCGGGCGTTCTAGGACATGAGGACGCCGCAGGGCAAGATTCATTTGAAGAAGGGCTGTTGGATTGTCCACACTACACCCAGCCAAGGACATATCGTGGGTTGGAAGTACCTCCGGTACTGCTGAGCGGCGACCATAAGAAAATCGCCGACTGGCGGCGGAAGTGCGCTTTAGAGAAAACACGGCAGGTACGCCCCGATTTGTATAAAGAATAA
- the rpsP gene encoding 30S ribosomal protein S16, whose product MALKIRLRQQGRSNSHTYRIVVIDARQARDGKYVEALGWYCPLASVHEENFALKADRIQHWLNMGAEISENVVALLARGAPEVLRTQREKAEKLKVRQAAKRRERRRAKQTA is encoded by the coding sequence ATGGCACTAAAGATTAGACTGCGCCAACAAGGCCGCAGCAACAGTCACACTTATCGTATAGTCGTGATAGATGCGCGTCAAGCACGCGATGGTAAATATGTTGAAGCTCTCGGCTGGTATTGCCCGCTAGCGAGCGTACATGAAGAAAACTTTGCTCTTAAAGCCGATCGTATTCAACATTGGCTTAACATGGGCGCGGAAATTTCTGAGAACGTCGTTGCTCTTTTAGCACGCGGAGCTCCAGAAGTTCTACGCACTCAGCGCGAAAAAGCAGAGAAACTAAAAGTACGCCAAGCTGCGAAACGTCGCGAACGTCGCCGCGCTAAGCAAACTGCATAA
- the ffh gene encoding signal recognition particle protein, with protein sequence MFGALTDKMQGLLSKLSGKHKLTEDNVAEAASEVRLALLEADVNYSVAKELVKQIKHKALGDAVLKSVTPGQQFIKVVHDELIALMGGEESPLDLSAKPTIIMMCGLQGSGKTTHTAKLARYLLKSGKAQKPLIVACDLQRPAAIAQLKTLAQSIGVPVFSDDNEKNPLTVAKKAMEFAKKEGHDIVLLDTAGRLHVDEEMMKQLEELYKLIKPQHVLFVANAATGQEATNVAAQFNNSVPITGSILTMLDGNTRGGAAISIRHITGKPLLFEGIGEKVDDIQVFNPRSMADRILGMGDTINLVKKAQEHIDEDEAKKLEKKIRSASFTYQDYLSQIQMVKKMGSFKSLLGMLPGMNALKDIDIDDKEFNKVEAIIQSMTPDERSERTELVPSRRRRVANGSGTTLEAVNKLVKSFKQAKQFFKNMPNMKQLQKMMGGSLWH encoded by the coding sequence ATGTTTGGTGCTCTTACCGATAAAATGCAGGGTCTTCTATCCAAGCTATCGGGAAAACATAAATTAACGGAAGATAATGTCGCAGAAGCAGCAAGCGAAGTTAGACTCGCTTTGCTTGAAGCTGACGTTAACTATAGTGTTGCAAAAGAGCTCGTCAAACAGATCAAGCACAAAGCCCTAGGTGATGCAGTCCTAAAATCTGTAACTCCCGGACAGCAATTCATCAAAGTCGTCCACGATGAACTCATCGCCCTCATGGGGGGGGAAGAATCACCGCTAGACCTTTCCGCAAAACCCACTATCATCATGATGTGCGGCCTGCAAGGCTCCGGTAAAACAACCCATACCGCTAAGCTTGCACGCTATCTCTTGAAATCAGGTAAAGCACAAAAACCTCTCATCGTTGCCTGCGATCTTCAACGTCCTGCCGCCATCGCTCAGCTTAAAACCCTAGCCCAATCGATCGGCGTTCCGGTTTTCTCCGACGATAACGAAAAAAATCCTCTGACCGTTGCTAAGAAAGCCATGGAATTCGCTAAAAAAGAAGGCCATGACATCGTCCTGCTCGATACCGCCGGCCGCCTCCATGTCGACGAAGAGATGATGAAGCAATTAGAAGAGCTCTACAAGCTCATTAAACCTCAGCACGTCCTTTTCGTTGCCAATGCCGCCACAGGCCAAGAAGCAACTAATGTTGCCGCACAGTTCAACAACTCCGTTCCTATTACCGGCTCCATACTCACTATGTTGGACGGTAACACTCGCGGCGGCGCAGCAATCTCTATCCGTCACATCACCGGCAAGCCTCTTCTTTTTGAAGGCATAGGCGAAAAAGTAGACGACATTCAAGTGTTTAACCCACGCTCCATGGCCGACCGTATCCTAGGGATGGGCGATACAATCAATCTTGTCAAAAAAGCACAAGAACATATCGACGAAGATGAAGCAAAAAAGCTCGAAAAGAAAATTCGCTCCGCTTCCTTCACCTATCAAGACTATTTGTCCCAAATACAGATGGTCAAAAAAATGGGATCGTTCAAAAGCCTTTTAGGCATGCTTCCCGGCATGAACGCTCTCAAAGACATCGATATCGATGACAAAGAATTTAATAAAGTCGAGGCCATCATACAGTCGATGACCCCCGACGAGCGCTCCGAGCGCACCGAGTTGGTCCCTTCACGCCGTCGGCGCGTCGCCAATGGCAGCGGAACAACTCTAGAGGCAGTAAATAAACTGGTCAAGTCCTTTAAACAGGCTAAACAGTTTTTTAAAAACATGCCAAACATGAAACAGTTACAAAAGATGATGGGAGGATCCCTATGGCACTAA
- a CDS encoding ribonuclease HII, which produces MLVQEQERIRALYAMEENLRTQGYARIAGVDEAGRGPLAGPVVAAVCCMTKHVHIEGINDSKQVPAPLRARLYAKLISHSHIHYAIGMASVEEIDEINIYQATRLAMRRAVEGLSFTPDYLLIDGMALQELQIPNQGVIKGDTLSYSIAAASIIAKEHRDQLMREFSFQWPHYKFGKNKGYGTAEHLQAIAEHGPCPIHRKSFEPIKGMSLLILNK; this is translated from the coding sequence ATGCTAGTTCAAGAGCAAGAGCGCATTCGTGCGCTCTATGCTATGGAAGAAAATTTACGGACTCAAGGATACGCCCGCATTGCAGGTGTTGATGAGGCAGGTCGCGGCCCCTTGGCCGGACCTGTTGTTGCAGCTGTATGCTGCATGACAAAACATGTCCATATTGAAGGTATAAATGACAGTAAGCAGGTGCCGGCACCCTTACGCGCACGTTTATACGCCAAATTAATTTCACACTCACATATTCATTACGCAATTGGAATGGCCTCTGTGGAAGAGATAGATGAAATAAATATCTATCAAGCTACACGTTTGGCAATGCGTCGTGCCGTCGAGGGCTTGAGCTTTACACCGGATTACCTTTTGATTGATGGAATGGCCTTACAAGAGCTCCAGATCCCAAATCAAGGTGTGATCAAAGGGGATACCCTCTCTTATTCCATCGCTGCAGCTTCCATCATAGCAAAAGAGCACCGCGACCAGTTAATGCGTGAATTTTCCTTCCAATGGCCTCATTATAAATTTGGAAAGAACAAAGGATATGGTACAGCAGAGCATCTACAAGCTATTGCAGAGCATGGCCCCTGCCCAATACATAGAAAATCTTTTGAGCCGATCAAAGGAATGTCTTTATTAATTCTTAATAAATAG
- the rplS gene encoding 50S ribosomal protein L19 — translation MSKLALIKQVEESQLKKDIPDFKVGDTLKIYIRIIEGDKERIQQFTGTVVARKGSGLSETISLYRVAFGGSVKRVFLLHNPRIAKIERLTEGHVRRAKLNYLVGTSGKKSRVRQKMGGAKSRAAVVAPQESDVQSTPESNS, via the coding sequence ATGAGTAAGCTAGCTCTAATTAAACAAGTGGAAGAGTCGCAGCTCAAAAAGGATATCCCTGACTTCAAAGTCGGCGATACCTTGAAGATCTACATTCGTATCATTGAAGGCGACAAGGAACGTATCCAGCAATTCACCGGTACAGTCGTCGCACGTAAAGGCTCCGGTCTCTCCGAGACCATCTCCCTCTACCGTGTTGCGTTCGGCGGAAGCGTAAAACGCGTTTTCTTGCTCCACAACCCACGTATCGCTAAAATCGAACGTCTGACAGAAGGTCATGTACGCCGTGCAAAACTGAACTACCTCGTTGGTACATCAGGCAAGAAATCACGCGTACGTCAAAAAATGGGCGGCGCTAAAAGCCGTGCCGCAGTTGTCGCTCCTCAAGAAAGCGATGTCCAGAGCACACCTGAATCTAATTCCTAA
- the prmC gene encoding peptide chain release factor N(5)-glutamine methyltransferase, with product MSTLLQEVQSAAAYLESCGLEHPRKEVEELLGSVLGLSRLDIYLYPDRKLNSLQSLNFKELVGRRAKREPLQHILGNVDFYNCILKSDKRALIPRPETEELVEKIIKEIGSKSGVFYDICCGTGCIAIAVKKACPQLDVYASDIDPDALSLARENAEINNVLVTFAQGDLCQPLQGRPCDFLACNPPYIATQEIPALQPEVHAYEPNKALDGGTDGLEFYRRLNNELPALLKSGGKAWLEIGHGQGHDLIGIFNTPSWTECHLDKDRAGRERYIFLVNE from the coding sequence ATGAGCACTTTGCTGCAAGAAGTACAGTCCGCTGCCGCCTACCTGGAAAGTTGCGGATTAGAGCATCCTCGCAAGGAAGTTGAAGAGCTGTTAGGCAGTGTCCTAGGGTTGTCTCGCCTTGATATTTATCTCTACCCGGACCGCAAGCTGAATTCATTGCAATCTCTTAACTTTAAAGAGCTTGTGGGTAGGAGGGCTAAACGCGAACCATTGCAGCACATCCTCGGAAATGTCGACTTCTACAATTGCATACTTAAATCCGATAAAAGAGCTTTGATTCCTCGCCCTGAAACAGAAGAATTAGTCGAAAAAATCATCAAAGAAATCGGCTCGAAGTCCGGTGTATTTTATGATATCTGCTGCGGAACAGGGTGTATTGCTATCGCAGTAAAAAAAGCTTGTCCTCAACTCGATGTATACGCTTCCGATATCGATCCCGACGCTTTATCTTTAGCGCGGGAAAATGCAGAAATAAATAATGTTTTAGTGACCTTTGCTCAAGGCGACCTTTGTCAGCCCCTGCAAGGTCGCCCGTGTGATTTCCTCGCCTGCAATCCACCCTATATTGCTACACAGGAAATTCCCGCTCTCCAACCGGAAGTCCACGCTTATGAACCCAATAAAGCTTTGGACGGCGGAACCGATGGATTGGAGTTTTATAGACGCTTAAATAACGAATTGCCTGCGCTATTAAAAAGCGGAGGCAAAGCCTGGTTAGAGATAGGACATGGTCAAGGCCATGACCTCATCGGGATTTTTAATACTCCCTCTTGGACAGAATGCCATTTGGACAAGGATAGGGCAGGGCGGGAAAGGTATATTTTCCTTGTAAATGAATGA